In one window of Tellurirhabdus rosea DNA:
- a CDS encoding TonB-dependent receptor, with product MSKKLLWLHVVLLLSGCFGLSPNHALAQGVTTSSINGVVTDTKNEPLPGATVIAIHTPSGTRYGTTTNPQGRFSLPAVRIGGPYRITVTFIGFQEQSREIVSAELNTPVVADFRLAEEGQELTEVVITSQRGGVIDSERTGASTNLRRENFERLPTITRSFTDFSTLTPQAGPGFSFGGRSNLYNNFSIDGSTANNVFGLSALPGGAAGTPVSIDAIDQLNVSLSPYDVSQGSFTGAGVNAVTRSGTNEFQGSVYGFYRNQSFVGRKVEGQEQQQLNFNFYNVGARLGGPIIKNKLFFFVNVEQERRADPAVLFPAGGSDANGRPYQQRTEDLQRLREFLINTGPNKTWTFDPGSFDTFDQLTQNFKFLAKINWNISDQHKLTVRYNQLNAFRDTPPSNSGGFTSAPPGGRQNSNNALPFQYSWYRTNNNLKSVIAELNSTFGNKFANNLQVGYTAFRDFREAGGGAETPNFPTVDILGPNGNTVTSFGPDPFTPNNILNQDVTQINDRFDIFLGKHTVSVGTANEFYKFYNGFTPQIRGVYQYNSIDDFIQNVSNPSAANAPTQYALQYSAVPGTPVPVAEFTAAQLGFYAQDAFNVTKNLRLTAGIRLDIPTYDDSRLLNNAVTDTMRFAGGERIQVSQLPRTNFLWSPRLGFNWDVLGDRSLQVRGGTGIFTGRVPFVWLSNQVSNNGVFFGTVLRQTQANNADFPFRPDPNAYVPRLTGRPGEPLAQTFTINATTRDFRFPQVWRTSLGVDKSLPGGWVLTLDGIYTKDLNAVFIRDANLAAPVGTLTGDGRPIWGNVAGSATVGQPFDRRINDRIVQALVLDNINRGYSLSLTAQVQKRLGRGFDGSLAYTFTDSKDVNAQSASTAGSLYTGQAVVTSPNDPNLSFSNNLIPHRVVGFLQYRLEYLGFLATTFSLTYQGQTAGNFSYVYGGNPNNEGISNNDLIYVPRNQNEILLVTTNAQDRRTTQQIWDQLNAYIEQDPYLSKRRGQYAERNGAYLPWQHQVNFRVLQDIFRNVGGKRNSIQISLDIQNLLNLLNSDWGLAQIATRTNLLNFVGYETPFPSANNAPTTGRPIYSFAEVSAGSALTNSFTNNLTLSSRWQLQVGLRYTFN from the coding sequence ATGAGCAAAAAGCTACTGTGGCTTCACGTAGTGCTGCTGTTGAGCGGATGCTTTGGCCTCAGCCCGAATCATGCGCTCGCCCAGGGGGTGACTACTTCGTCCATCAACGGGGTAGTGACTGACACCAAAAATGAACCGCTGCCGGGCGCGACCGTTATCGCGATTCACACGCCATCGGGTACCCGTTATGGCACCACCACCAATCCGCAGGGGCGATTCAGTCTCCCGGCCGTCCGGATTGGCGGACCGTATCGTATAACCGTCACGTTCATCGGCTTTCAGGAACAATCCCGCGAAATTGTTTCGGCCGAGCTGAATACGCCCGTCGTGGCCGATTTCCGGCTGGCGGAAGAAGGGCAGGAACTGACCGAAGTGGTTATTACCTCCCAGCGGGGCGGCGTGATCGACTCCGAACGGACGGGCGCCTCGACCAACCTGCGGCGCGAAAACTTCGAACGGCTGCCCACCATCACCCGTAGTTTTACGGACTTTAGTACTCTCACGCCCCAAGCCGGACCCGGTTTTTCGTTCGGCGGCCGCAGTAACCTGTACAATAACTTCTCCATCGACGGCTCAACGGCCAACAACGTCTTCGGGCTGTCGGCGCTGCCGGGAGGCGCGGCCGGAACGCCGGTCAGCATCGACGCCATCGACCAGCTCAACGTGTCGCTTTCGCCCTATGACGTCAGCCAGGGCTCCTTTACCGGGGCGGGCGTCAATGCCGTAACCCGCAGCGGCACCAACGAGTTTCAGGGTTCGGTATACGGTTTCTACCGGAACCAGAGCTTTGTCGGCCGGAAGGTAGAAGGGCAGGAGCAGCAGCAGCTGAATTTTAACTTTTACAACGTCGGTGCCCGGTTAGGAGGCCCGATCATCAAAAACAAGCTGTTTTTCTTCGTCAATGTCGAACAGGAGCGGCGGGCAGACCCGGCGGTGCTGTTCCCGGCGGGCGGTTCAGACGCCAACGGGCGGCCTTACCAGCAGCGGACGGAAGACTTGCAGCGCCTGCGCGAATTCCTGATCAATACGGGTCCCAACAAAACGTGGACCTTCGATCCGGGCTCGTTCGACACCTTCGACCAGCTGACGCAGAACTTCAAGTTTCTGGCGAAAATTAACTGGAACATCAGCGACCAGCATAAACTGACGGTGCGCTACAACCAGCTGAACGCCTTTCGCGATACGCCGCCGAGCAACTCGGGGGGCTTCACATCGGCGCCTCCGGGCGGTCGCCAGAACAGCAACAACGCGTTGCCGTTCCAGTATTCGTGGTACCGGACCAACAACAACCTCAAATCGGTCATTGCCGAGCTGAACTCCACGTTCGGCAATAAATTCGCCAACAACCTCCAGGTGGGGTACACCGCTTTCCGCGACTTCCGGGAGGCGGGCGGCGGAGCCGAAACGCCCAATTTCCCGACCGTGGACATTTTAGGACCCAACGGCAATACCGTGACGAGCTTCGGCCCCGACCCGTTCACCCCGAACAACATCCTGAATCAGGACGTCACCCAGATCAATGACCGGTTTGATATTTTTCTGGGAAAACACACGGTTTCGGTCGGAACGGCGAATGAGTTCTACAAATTCTACAACGGCTTTACGCCACAGATTCGGGGCGTGTATCAGTACAACAGCATCGACGATTTTATCCAGAACGTGAGCAACCCGTCGGCCGCCAACGCCCCAACGCAGTACGCCCTGCAATATTCCGCCGTGCCGGGAACGCCCGTGCCCGTCGCCGAGTTTACAGCCGCTCAATTGGGTTTTTATGCTCAGGATGCCTTTAACGTGACCAAAAACCTGCGGCTGACGGCGGGCATTCGCCTCGACATTCCGACCTACGACGATTCGCGGCTGCTCAACAACGCCGTGACCGACACCATGCGGTTTGCCGGGGGCGAACGGATTCAGGTAAGCCAACTGCCGCGGACCAACTTCCTGTGGTCGCCCAGGCTGGGCTTCAACTGGGACGTGCTCGGCGACCGTTCGCTGCAGGTCCGGGGCGGAACGGGGATCTTTACCGGCCGCGTACCGTTCGTATGGCTGTCGAATCAGGTGAGCAACAACGGGGTTTTCTTCGGGACCGTCCTCCGGCAGACCCAGGCCAACAACGCCGACTTTCCGTTCAGGCCGGACCCCAACGCCTACGTGCCCCGGCTGACGGGTCGGCCGGGCGAACCGCTGGCGCAGACGTTCACCATCAACGCCACCACGCGCGATTTCCGGTTTCCGCAGGTCTGGCGCACCAGTCTGGGCGTTGACAAAAGCCTGCCGGGTGGCTGGGTGCTGACGCTGGACGGAATCTATACCAAAGACCTCAACGCCGTGTTCATCCGGGATGCCAACCTGGCCGCTCCGGTTGGCACGCTGACCGGCGACGGACGACCCATCTGGGGCAACGTGGCGGGTTCGGCCACGGTCGGCCAGCCATTCGACCGGCGGATCAACGACCGGATTGTGCAGGCGCTGGTGCTGGACAACATCAACCGGGGCTACTCGCTCAGCCTGACGGCTCAGGTTCAGAAGCGGCTCGGCCGTGGCTTCGACGGCTCGCTGGCGTACACGTTCACGGATTCGAAGGACGTCAACGCCCAGTCGGCCTCCACGGCGGGTAGCCTTTACACGGGCCAGGCCGTCGTGACCAGTCCGAACGATCCGAATCTTTCGTTCTCCAACAACCTGATTCCGCATCGGGTGGTCGGTTTCCTGCAGTACCGGCTGGAGTACCTGGGTTTTCTGGCGACCACCTTCTCGCTGACGTATCAGGGCCAGACGGCGGGGAATTTCTCGTATGTATACGGCGGAAACCCGAACAACGAGGGCATTAGCAACAACGATCTGATCTATGTGCCTCGTAATCAGAACGAAATTCTGCTCGTAACGACCAACGCCCAGGACCGCCGGACAACGCAGCAGATCTGGGACCAGCTGAACGCCTACATCGAGCAGGACCCGTACCTGAGCAAACGCCGGGGGCAGTATGCCGAACGGAACGGGGCTTATCTGCCCTGGCAGCATCAGGTGAACTTCCGGGTACTTCAGGACATCTTCCGGAACGTGGGCGGCAAGCGGAACTCCATCCAGATTTCGCTGGACATTCAGAACCTGCTCAACCTACTGAATTCGGACTGGGGGCTGGCGCAGATTGCCACGCGGACCAACCTGCTGAACTTTGTGGGGTACGAAACGCCGTTCCCGTCGGCCAACAACGCCCCGACCACCGGACGGCCCATTTATTCGTTTGCCGAGGTGTCCGCCGGTTCGGCCCTGACCAATTCGTTTACCAACAACCTGACGCTCAGCTCGCGCTGGCAGCTCCAGGTGGGTTTACGGTACACGTTCAATTAA
- the selD gene encoding selenide, water dikinase SelD, with product MTQSETYRLTQYSHGAGCGCKIAPKVLDKILHHNQTGQTVIQSLNLLVGNDSRDDAAVMDLGNGEAIISTTDFFMPIVDDAFDFGRIASANAISDVYAMGGEPLMAIAVLGWPIDKLPPEVAGEVLAGSRAVCAEAGIPLAGGHSIDSPEPIFGLAVTGRVRVENLKQNNTATAGCRLYLTKPLGVGILTTAQKKGILKPEHAELAPRQMAQLNKFGAVLGKLPYVKALTDVTGFGLLGHLTEMAEGSGLSAEVDFANVPKLPVVDEYLAQKSIPGGTHRNWDSYGHKIADLPDQQRFLLADPQTSGGLLIAVKPDAAAEFEQLAAEHGFSLQSFGQLVAKREKVVYVQ from the coding sequence ATGACTCAATCCGAAACATACCGCCTTACTCAATACAGCCACGGAGCCGGCTGCGGCTGCAAGATTGCGCCCAAAGTGCTGGACAAGATTCTCCACCACAACCAGACCGGCCAGACCGTCATTCAGTCGCTGAACCTGCTGGTCGGCAACGACAGCCGGGACGACGCGGCCGTGATGGACCTGGGCAACGGCGAAGCCATCATCAGCACCACCGACTTTTTCATGCCCATCGTCGACGATGCGTTTGATTTTGGCCGCATTGCCTCCGCCAACGCCATCAGCGACGTGTACGCCATGGGCGGCGAACCCCTGATGGCCATCGCCGTTCTGGGCTGGCCGATCGACAAACTGCCGCCTGAAGTAGCCGGGGAAGTTCTGGCCGGCAGTCGGGCCGTCTGCGCCGAGGCGGGTATTCCGCTGGCGGGCGGCCACAGCATCGACAGTCCGGAGCCGATTTTTGGACTGGCCGTGACGGGCCGCGTGCGGGTCGAAAATCTGAAACAGAACAACACCGCCACGGCGGGCTGCCGCCTTTACCTGACCAAACCGCTGGGCGTTGGCATTCTGACGACCGCGCAGAAAAAGGGCATTCTTAAGCCGGAACATGCCGAACTGGCCCCCCGCCAGATGGCGCAGCTCAACAAGTTCGGCGCGGTGCTGGGAAAACTGCCGTACGTCAAAGCCCTGACCGACGTCACCGGCTTCGGGCTGCTGGGCCACCTGACCGAAATGGCCGAGGGCAGCGGACTAAGCGCCGAGGTGGACTTTGCAAACGTTCCGAAACTGCCCGTCGTGGATGAGTATTTGGCCCAGAAAAGCATTCCGGGCGGCACGCACCGCAACTGGGACAGCTACGGCCACAAGATTGCCGACCTGCCCGACCAGCAGCGTTTTCTGCTCGCCGACCCGCAGACCAGCGGCGGGCTGCTGATTGCCGTCAAGCCCGATGCCGCGGCGGAATTTGAACAACTGGCGGCCGAACACGGCTTCAGCCTGCAATCGTTCGGGCAATTGGTCGCCAAACGGGAGAAAGTTGTTTATGTACAATAA
- a CDS encoding alpha/beta fold hydrolase — MELYYRQVGDTGPAILILHGVFGSSDNWLTISKTIADQGYRVFLLDQRNHGRSPRSEVFDYESMGLDLLEFIQKHQLDKPILIGHSMGGKVVMQFAMDHPDQFSKLVIVDIAPKFYPVHHGEILRGLSAIPLATLKSRNEADAILKEYEPSATVRQFLLKNLYRNEQGQFDWRLNLPVIEREIHGVGEELSHPRTVTEPTLFIRGVNSGYIRDEDIPGIQKLFPNVKVETIPDAGHWVQAEQPELFVEALINFIV; from the coding sequence ATGGAATTATACTACCGCCAGGTCGGCGACACCGGCCCGGCCATCCTGATTCTTCACGGCGTCTTCGGTTCGTCGGACAACTGGCTGACCATTTCCAAAACCATTGCCGACCAGGGCTACCGGGTTTTTCTGCTCGACCAGCGCAATCACGGCCGTTCGCCCCGCAGCGAGGTGTTTGATTACGAATCGATGGGCCTCGACCTGCTGGAATTTATTCAGAAGCACCAGTTGGATAAGCCCATTCTCATCGGCCATTCGATGGGCGGAAAAGTGGTCATGCAGTTCGCAATGGACCATCCGGACCAGTTCAGCAAGCTCGTCATTGTCGATATTGCCCCCAAATTTTACCCGGTTCATCACGGCGAAATCCTGCGCGGGCTTTCCGCCATTCCGCTGGCGACGCTCAAAAGTCGCAACGAAGCCGACGCGATTCTGAAGGAGTACGAGCCTTCGGCCACCGTCCGGCAATTTCTGCTGAAAAACCTTTACCGCAACGAGCAGGGGCAGTTCGACTGGCGGCTGAATCTGCCCGTCATCGAACGTGAGATTCACGGGGTGGGCGAAGAACTGAGTCACCCGCGTACCGTCACGGAGCCGACGCTGTTTATCCGGGGCGTCAATTCGGGTTATATCCGGGACGAAGACATTCCGGGCATTCAGAAATTATTCCCCAACGTCAAGGTCGAAACCATTCCCGATGCCGGCCACTGGGTGCAGGCCGAACAGCCGGAACTCTTTGTCGAGGCGCTGATTAACTTTATCGTTTAA
- a CDS encoding SAM-dependent methyltransferase has translation MPTLYLLPCPLADGTADQVLSPQIREVVSRTDIFFAEELRTARRFISSLKTGRAIDELTFFELNKDTPEADTRRQMKEITGPDRSVGVLSEAGCPGVADPGAVAVKIAHQLDWKVSPLVGPSSILLVLMASGMSGQSFVFHGYLPIDRHDRARILKHLEKEAIQRQQTQIFMETPYRNNALFADILAHCQADTRLCVACNVTAPDEFIRTLTVREWKSQPPDLHKKPTVFCLNGQAAARL, from the coding sequence ATGCCTACACTTTACCTCCTCCCCTGCCCCCTCGCCGACGGTACAGCCGACCAGGTGCTGTCGCCGCAAATTCGCGAGGTGGTCAGCCGGACGGACATCTTTTTTGCCGAGGAACTCCGGACGGCCCGGCGCTTCATCAGCAGCCTGAAAACCGGACGCGCAATTGACGAACTGACTTTTTTTGAACTCAATAAAGACACGCCGGAAGCGGATACCCGCCGCCAGATGAAGGAAATCACCGGCCCCGACCGGTCGGTCGGTGTGTTGTCGGAAGCCGGTTGCCCCGGCGTGGCCGATCCGGGGGCCGTGGCCGTAAAGATAGCGCACCAGCTGGACTGGAAGGTATCGCCGCTGGTGGGACCGTCGTCCATTCTGCTGGTGCTGATGGCCTCGGGCATGAGCGGGCAGTCGTTTGTTTTTCACGGCTATCTGCCCATCGACCGCCACGACCGGGCCCGCATACTGAAGCATCTGGAAAAAGAAGCCATCCAGCGGCAGCAGACGCAGATTTTTATGGAAACGCCGTACCGCAACAACGCCCTTTTTGCCGATATTCTGGCCCATTGCCAAGCCGACACCCGGCTCTGCGTGGCCTGCAACGTGACCGCGCCCGACGAATTTATTCGGACGCTGACGGTGCGGGAATGGAAAAGCCAGCCGCCCGATCTGCACAAAAAGCCGACGGTATTTTGTCTCAACGGACAGGCCGCCGCGCGGCTTTAG
- a CDS encoding MBL fold metallo-hydrolase, producing the protein MIRIHSFTFSPFQENTYVLYDDSREAVIIDPGCYTRAEQDELTRFVEQNGLKPVKLLNTHAHIDHVLGNAFVKRKYGIELYLHEKDVPILKAAKVMAPNYGFAQYEEADVDHFLEEGKSVEFGHTVLEVRFVPGHAPGHVAFVNHEARFVIGGDVLFRGSIGRTDFPFSDFDTLAHSIRTQFYTLPDDYTVYPGHMDPTTIGREKLSNPFVKA; encoded by the coding sequence ATGATACGCATTCATTCTTTTACGTTTTCGCCTTTTCAGGAAAATACGTACGTCCTGTACGACGACTCCCGCGAGGCCGTCATCATCGATCCCGGCTGCTACACCCGCGCCGAACAGGACGAACTTACCCGTTTCGTCGAGCAGAACGGCCTCAAGCCGGTCAAGCTGCTCAACACCCACGCGCACATCGACCACGTGCTTGGCAACGCTTTTGTCAAGCGGAAGTACGGCATTGAGCTATACCTGCACGAAAAGGACGTTCCGATTCTGAAGGCAGCCAAGGTCATGGCCCCCAACTACGGGTTTGCGCAGTACGAGGAAGCGGACGTCGATCACTTTCTGGAAGAAGGCAAGTCCGTCGAATTCGGCCATACGGTGCTGGAAGTACGTTTTGTGCCGGGGCACGCACCGGGGCACGTGGCGTTTGTCAACCACGAGGCCCGCTTCGTGATCGGTGGCGATGTCCTGTTTCGGGGCAGCATCGGGCGCACCGATTTCCCGTTTTCGGACTTTGACACGCTGGCGCACAGCATCCGGACGCAGTTTTACACCCTGCCGGACGATTACACGGTTTACCCCGGTCACATGGACCCGACCACCATCGGCCGCGAGAAGCTTTCCAACCCGTTCGTAAAAGCATGA
- a CDS encoding sulfite exporter TauE/SafE family protein: protein MNSAADYVLFFLAGLLAEVAGTVAGFGSSVFFVPVALYFFDYRVVLGMTGLQHVFSNTAKLMLFRRHIDWPVTIRMGIPSVLLVILGAYLNKDADLSLAALTLGLFVAAVSIFFLLKPEVRLSVSALNQVVGGGVAGFLAGFIGTGGAIRGIVLASLNLEKNIFVATSAAIDFGVDASRTVIYLENDYLDSRHLLVIPLLFGAAFGGSYAGKLLLNRLSQRQFQTLVWLLLLGIGLDLIRKNWIW from the coding sequence ATGAACTCCGCCGCCGACTACGTTCTCTTTTTTCTGGCCGGCCTGCTGGCGGAAGTAGCGGGAACAGTGGCGGGCTTCGGGTCATCGGTATTTTTTGTACCGGTCGCGCTGTATTTCTTTGATTACCGGGTCGTGCTGGGCATGACCGGCCTGCAGCACGTGTTCAGCAACACGGCCAAGCTCATGCTATTTCGCAGGCATATCGACTGGCCGGTTACCATCCGGATGGGCATTCCCAGCGTGCTGCTGGTCATTCTGGGCGCTTACCTCAACAAGGACGCGGACCTGTCGCTGGCCGCCCTGACGCTGGGTCTTTTTGTGGCGGCGGTCAGTATTTTTTTTCTGCTGAAACCGGAAGTCCGGCTTTCGGTAAGTGCGCTGAATCAGGTGGTTGGCGGTGGCGTGGCGGGTTTTCTGGCGGGCTTTATCGGAACGGGCGGGGCCATTCGCGGCATTGTCCTCGCCTCGCTCAATCTGGAAAAGAATATCTTTGTGGCGACCTCGGCGGCCATCGACTTCGGGGTGGATGCCAGCCGGACGGTCATTTATCTGGAAAACGACTACCTCGACAGCCGCCATCTGCTGGTAATTCCGCTCCTGTTCGGGGCGGCCTTTGGCGGTTCCTACGCGGGCAAGTTGCTCCTCAACCGGCTCTCGCAGCGGCAGTTTCAAACCCTGGTGTGGTTGCTGCTGCTGGGTATCGGGCTGGATTTAATTCGTAAAAACTGGATTTGGTAA